The Oncorhynchus nerka isolate Pitt River linkage group LG3, Oner_Uvic_2.0, whole genome shotgun sequence genome includes the window cttttggtaggcagtcattgtaaataagaatttgttcttaactgacttgcctagttaaataaaggttcaattaaaaaaaataaaagctgcacagcggaggtactgcagggggtcCACGGAAATACTGTACACGACCATTCAAAGATTTGGGGTCACCTAGAAATGTcctcgtttttgaaagaaaagcacattttttggccattaaaacaacatcaaattgatcagaaatacagtttagacattgttaatgttgtaaatgactattgtagctggaaatggctgatttttttatggaatatctacataggtgtacagaggcccattatcagcaaccatcactcctgtgttccaatggcacgttgtgttagctaatccaagtttataattttaaaagtctaactgatcattagaaaaccattttgcaattatgttagcacagctgaaaactgttgttctgattaaagaagcaataaaactgaccttctttagactacTTGAGTATcttgagcatcagcatttgtgggtttgattacaggctcaaaatggccacaaacaaagaactttcttctgaaactcgtcagcctATTcttggctattccatgcgagaaattgccaagaaactgaagatctccaACAATGCTGTGTActgttcacagaacagcgcaaactggctctaaccagaatagaaagaggagtgggaggccccggtgcacaactgagcaagaggtgtctagtttgagaaacagatgcctcacaagtcctcaattggtagcttcattaaatagtacccgcaatacacgtcaacagtgaagaagcgactccGGCATGCTGGCCTTCTACCTGGatagcttgctatcatcgacggaaaaaacaaattcccaagtttatcaagacattttgcaggagaatgtaaggctatctgtctgccaattgaagctcaacagaagatgggtgatgcaacaggacaacgacctaaaACCCAGAAGTAAataaacaacagaatggcttcaacagaagaaaatacgtcttctggagtggcccagttagagtcctgacctcaacccaattgagatgctgtggcatgacctcaagagagcggttcacaccagacatcccaagaatattgctgaactgaaatagttttgtaaagaggaatggtccaaaattcctcctgaccgttgtgcaggtctgctccccaactacagaaaacgtttggttgaggttattgctgacaaaggagggtcaaccagttattaaatccaagagttcacataccttttcccaccctgcactgtgaatgtttacacagtgtgtccAGTAAAGACAAGAAAAcctataattgtttgtgtgttattagtttaagcagactgtgtttgtctattgttgtgacttagatgaagatcagatcaaattttatgaccaatttatgcagaaatccaggtatttccataGGGTTCACATggtttttcttgccactgtaaatggtagattatcagacactcaACAAGAAGGTCGATCCCCCACAATGGGGAGACCCATGAGACagagcacaattggcctagcgtcgtccgggttaggggagggtttggccggccaggatgtccttgtcccatcgcgctctagtgactaCTGTGGCTCATGCACACTGACTCCGGTTGCCAGCTGTAAGGTGTTAACTCCATACAGCTTGCCATAGGAAactattcagaacccttgactttttccacatggcagggagactagtcagggtcgtggcaaagatgaacggagcaaagtacagagagatccttgatgaaaacctgctccagagcgctcaggaccacagactggggtgaaggttcaccttccaataggacaatgaccctaagcaaacagccaagacaacacaggagtggctttgggacaagtctctgaatatccttgagtgtcacagccagagcccggacttgaaccaggtCGAACTTCTCTggcgagacctgaaaatagctgtgcaacgacgctccccatccaacctggcagggcttgagaagatctgcagagaggaaatgggagaaagtccccaaatacaggtgtgccaagcttgtagcatcataccctagaatactcaaggctgtaaccgctgccaaaggtgcttcaacaaagtactgagtaaagggtctgaatacttatttacatttatttctgttttctatttttaacaaaaaaatgaaaaccaatttttttctttgtcattatggggtattgtgtgtagattgttaagGAAAATGAATGtatgtacagtatcagtcaaaagttcggACTAACctacaagagtgtgcaaagctgtcatcaaggcaaagggagctactttgaagaatataaaatataaaatatatttagatttatttaccacttttttggttactacatgattccacatgtgttttgtcatagttttgatatcttcactattattctgcaatgtagaacatATTTCAAATAAAGTtcaactctggaatgagtaggtgtgtccaaacgtttgactggtactgcatatacaTGCATATTTAAAAAAGACATATATGGGGGAtcggaaatgatgcagacaattacattgatggaagctacaatctatctgcgaTATTAAAGgtgatctaccccctaaaaaagattatacaaataaatacaaataaaaaaaggtTCCACCCAAAAACGATCTATTGGTATTTgcttcattagtccattgttgatatagtccaaAATGTTTTGCCTGTCAGCAAACAGGTCTTCAAGATATGTCACTTTCAAAAtattgctgacaagcaaaacattttgggagtatgtcaacaatggactaaatATTGATTTTGGGTGGAGTTTATCTTTAATGAATTGATTGGGTGATTCCTTTTTTTGTTTTATAGCTCTAAACGTCAGTATCCTAAGCATCACATGGTGTCAGGACCCTAATAGACTAAAGACACCACAGACTCTAATGGACATCCTCAGCTTCATCACAGGTATGTTATACACATCTTATTATATGACATTTGCTTGCGTGGTAAAACTTTACGTTTGCATCAAAATGATCTGAATGTAACTTTCTAGCTATAAGCCGTTAAATGTCACTCTTTGTTAAATAGTGTATGTGGACATTATGTAGATAAATACAGTACGTACAGTAAATGCTCTTTATTTTTGCTTTGGACAAGCTTGAAGCTTTTATAATGGAACCCAATTATTGACTCTGATTATTGTTAGCAATGGATTTTGCTGAAAGTGCTACATGTATGAAGAAAGACGACGACAGAACCACATGCAGTATTTTTAACCTGTGGTCACATAATGTGTGAGATGTGCTTACTGGCACTGCCAAGCTAATTCAGTTTAGATGCAGTTTCAATGCAGCTGTTATATTTGTCCTGCAGTGCAACACTTTCTGTTGCACTGAGAAAACACTTCTGCAGATCAACCCTATTCGATTCCTCTAATTGGGGACGTTAATTCAATCTCCACTTAATACGGCTGGCAAAGTAATAAAGGAGAACTGATGCAATGTGAACTGACTTGTTAGGCCTTCTTCCTCAGGGTGCACACTTGTCTCGCTTGGTCACTGTTGGATGGTGAAGGTGCCCAATACTGTGAAGGCAGTAGATGGCAGCTGTGTAGAAGTGTCCTGTCACACCGCCCCCCACCACAGGGTCATCTGGTACCAGTATCATAGCGTTCACTATCCTAAGCTTTATGATGGCAAGGAACCGACCAGTGTGGGGGCCAGTTTTAGAGGGCGTACATCAGTGCCAGGCAATTCAGCAGAGGGGGACTGTACACTGAGGTTTGAGAGTGTGACGTGGAGAGACAATAACCTCAAGCTCTACATGTGGATCAACCCTGATGAGTCCGCTACACAACTGTTCCATCATCAGATCGTAACAATTACAATTGAAAGTAAGCGCACTCATGGAGAGGTGTATTAGATTGAACATTTGTTGTAGTTGAACAACTGAAAAACAAACAGATTGTGATTAGATGAACAGTACTTCATTCATTTGACATCTGTATTTAGGAGTGACAGTGGTCAGTAGTTAAAGCACTATGTTAAAACTGAATGAGAATTGCAGACAGGGTGTTAAATCATTAGTCATGGGGAACTGGTAATGCCTTGTTTGCCTTTGGTTCCCGCTAATAATCATTTATTTGAACTTGCAGATAGAAAAGCTCCTGCGTTATCCATGCAGAATGCAATGGTGGATGGAGCCTTATTCCAGGCCAACTGTAGTGTCTGGCACTCCTgcccatcctctcctccatcccttcactGGAGCCGCTTGCCTGTAAATTCTACAGCGGTGACGTCAATGGAGGAAAAGGGAGGGCTGTGGGTGTCCACTGAGACAATACAAGGAAGAGGAACGTGCCAACTGCACAAAAAAGAGATGAAATGCACAGCTCAATTCGCTACAGTCCAAACTGAGAGTCAAGCAGTCATTCTTAACATCTCGTGTACGTTTTTGGTCTTTCTTGTTTGTACTCAGTTGTGTAATTATTCTGTTCACATCATATACCATATTACAGAACAAACAACTACATAGTACCAATACATGTCTGTCTACTTCATTAACAGATGCCCCTGTAGGTGTGAATATGATGGCGGATGAACAGCCAGTCAGTGAAGGTCATAGTGTCAATCTGGAGTGTGTTGCTGACAGCAACCCCCAGCCAGGCCAGTATGTGTGGATCAGACGACAGGGAGGCCAAAGCATCCAAACGAATTCAACTCAGGGAAAAATGTCCTATCCCAACATTAGCCGAGACTCTTCATTCTCCTGCATTGTCCAAAACAATATTGGATCAAGTCAGTCAGCCTGGCTGTTTCTGGATGTCAACTGTAAGTATCTCATTGTATGTGTCTATTTTTAAAATTTAAAATttaatttttttcacctttatttaaccaggtaggcaagttgagaacaagttctcatttactatTGCGACCTGGCCATTGTCTGGTTGCACAGTTTCCAATGGAACTAGCATTATATTTGTACACTGAAATGCTAATTCTAGCAACTGGTTATGGGTGTAAAATATAAGAACAGACTCCTTCCCACCCTAACGTAGTTCTGTTGTCATTGCTTCTCACttacaattttttaaaattaaatcaCCACTTTGTGTCATTTTGTCGCTCCAGTCCCCCCAGCaatcctctctgactccacttgCTCCTTGAAGGGTGGgattctgacctgtgtgtgtagagCAGAAGCCCGACCTAATGCCACTCTGCGCTGGACGATCAACGGAAGCAGCACTCTCCCATCCTCCTTCACTTCCATCACCATATACAGAGATAATACTGTGTCAGCAGAACTCACTGGGCCTGTGGAAAGTCGACCAAATGTCTCCTGCGTAGCCAGTAACTCACTGGCCACTGACATCCAGCAGCTGCCCCTTGACACAAAATTCACAGCTGGACAGTGTAAGCAAGCTTTCAGTACAGAATGTCTGTTCTTAATCTTCTGATGTCATTAGAATCTGCACACGGTGACAGTCTTTCTTCCTCCTCTGCCTCCCCATTTGtcccccctccccactctctctctgtctctctgtctctctctctctatctctctctctctctgtctttctttgaaCACAGTTCTGCCATGGATGCTGACTGCTCTGGCAGTTGGAAGTGTCTTTCTGGGATGTGTAATGTTTGTATGCAGAagacgttgcagagagaggtttGTATGGTTCTTGTTGATGAGAAGATGTCACATATTCAACCATTTTAGGTGTGTCATTTTGAATGATGTCTCCCTTCTACAATATCTGTAGGCCAAAGGCCAGCTCTATTCTCCACACGTTGGATATCCCTCTAAGGTACTGTCATTTTGAACGATGTCTCCCTTCTACATTATCTGTAGGCCAAAGGCCAGCTCTAATCTCCACACGTTGGATATCCCTCTAAGGTACTGTCATTTCTGCATCTGTATTTTACATACAACAAATAATAATGTTCAAGCTCATTGACATTgagatgttttttgttgttgtcaataAGGCAAGGTGACATGTCAGAGTCCCTAAGGTACAGCAATCCCCAAAAGTAAGAAAAAGTTTAACAATGATATAGCATGGAAATTAATTTGCTTCTGTAGAGGGTGGTTGgagaataaaacatttaaatagtaAAAATGGTACTGAACTATAATCAGGTTCCACATTCTCTTCTCCTTCACAGACCACAGCAAAAGCCTGAGAGGACCAAGCCTAAGGCCATGCCAATGGCCATACCCAAGGAGAAAGCACGGACGGATAGCCGATCGTCAGTCTACGAAAATGACTTTGTGCCAAAGAAGCCTAGTCAAAACCCAGCAAAGAACAACGAGAAGATCAAATTACAAGATAGCACAAAGGTAAACTTTATGTAACCTCACTGCAGGCACAATTTGGCTGTGTTTGATAAAAATGTAAATACCACATACTTTTTCACCCACACTTTCATATTTCAGACACTGTTATGACAAGAGTGATTTCCACCAAACCTCAATCACATACTTTCACACCCCTTTAGCCCTCAGACCAAGTATATTTGTGAAGCAATTTTGGTGGCCTATGCATGTAAAAAGATAGGCTAAAACGTTCTTATTTTTTTCCCCATAGGCTATGTGTTCAGACATGGATGATATTTACCAAAATTATTGAACTACCAGTGCACACAACATTTGCTTCAGAGTGCATAATAATAATGTTATCCAATTGTTATAAGCTGACGATTGAGTCGTGTAGCCTACTGTTAAAAGTCTAAAGTTGTTGTGTTTGTGcacctgtctgggctgtgtggattgtgttttttttgtgtttaagTGATGAATGTAACCTATGTTTTGTATTGTAACTTTTGTATCAACTTAATTTGTGTGTCAAATTGCTTTTAAAAATGTGTTACGTGAACATAATTATAACTGAAATAAAATACATACATGTTAACTTTTTCTACAGAGCTgtctatacactgagtataccaaacattaggaaaagTTTCCTAATATTGAGATGATGCACCCCTTTGCCCTCGGAACAGTTCAATtcgtctgggcatggactctacaaggtattccacagggatgctggcccatgttgactccagtgcttcccactattgtgttaagttggctagatgtcctttgggtggtggaccattcttgatactcaCAGGaagctgttgagcatgaaaaacccagcagcgttgcagttcttgacacaaacctgttggcctggctagggctgtggtggtcacaaAATTTTGTCAGCcgggtgattgtcaagcaaataactgccggtctcacggtaattagCCATTCATTaatataaacacatttagcatctcctggcttccacacacagcctacaagccactgatgcagacctttggaacatctacattttaaaaagtcaaatAAATCCATAATATAATCCACTATTTATTTTAGAcaagtctaaagaaacatgatatgaagaaaatgagGTCTATTTCAGATGAACAGaacagcatactctgagttgtccttatgttaggtcctgatctggctatgggctacatttaacatttacatttaagtcatttagcagacgctcttatccagagcgacttacaaattggtgctttcaccttatgacatccagtggaacagccactttacaatagtgcatctaggtcttttaaggggggtgagaaggattactttatcctatcctaggtattccttaaagaggtggggtttcaggtgtctccggaaggtggtgattgactccgctgtcctggcgtcgtgagggagtttgttccaccattggggggccagagcagcgaacagttttgactgggctgagcgggaactgtacttcctcagtggtagggaggcgagcaggccagaggtggatgaacgcagtgcccttgtttgggtgtagggcctgatcagagcctggaggtactgaggtgccgttcccctcacagctccgtaggcaagcaccatggtcttgtagcggatgcgagcttcaactggaagccagtggagagagcggaggagcggggtgacgtgagagaacttgggaaggttgaacaccagacgggctgcggcgttctggatgagttgtaggggtttaatggcacaggcaggagcccagccaacagcgagttgcagtaatccagacgggagatgacaagtgcctggattaggacctgcgccgcttcctgtgtgaggcagggtcgtactctgcggatgttgtagagcatgaacctacaggaacgggccaccgccttgatgttatttgagaacgacagggtgttgtccaggatcacgccaaggttcttagcgctctgggacgaggacacaatggagttgtcaaccgtgatggcgagatcatggaacgggcagtccttccccgggaggaagagcagctccgtcttgccgaggttcagcttgaggtgatgatccgtcatccacactgatatgtctgccagacatgcagagatgcgattcgccacctggtcgtcagaagggggaaaggagaagattaattgtgtgtcgtctgcatagcaatgataggagagaccatgtgaggttatgacagagccaagtgacttggtgtatagcgagaataggagagggcctagaacagagccctggggacaccagtggtgagagcacgtggtgaggagacggattctcgccacgccacctggtagggagcgacctgtcaggtaggacgcaatccaagcgtgggccgcgccggagatgcccaactcggagagggtggagaggaggatctgatggttcacagtatcgaaggcagccgataggtctagaaggatgagagcagaggagagagagttagctttagcagtgcggagcgcctccgtgatacagagaagagcagtctcagttgaatgactagtcttgaaacctgactgatttggatcaagaaggtcattctgagagagatagcgggagagctggccaaggacggcacgttcaagagttttggagagaaaagaaagaagggatactggtctgtagttgttgacatcggagggatcgagtgtaggttttttcagaaggggtgcaactctcgctctcttgaagacgggagggacgtagccagcggtcagggatgagttgatgagcgaggtgaggtaagggagaaggtcaccggagatggtctggagaagagaggaggggatagggtcaagcgggcaggttgttgggcggccggccgtcacaagacgcgagatgtcatctggagagagaggggagaaagaggtcagagcacagggtagggcagtgtgagcagaaccagcggtgtcgtttgacttagcaaacgaggatcggatgtcgtcgaccttcttttcaaaatggttgacgaagtcatctgcagagaggaggagggggggaggaggattcaagagggaggagaaggtggcaaagagcttcctagggttagaggcagatgcttggaatttagagtggtagaaagtggctttagcagcagagacagaggaggaaaatgtagagaggagggagtgaaaggatgccaggtccgcagggaggcgagttttcctccatttccgctcggctgcccggagccctgttctgtgagctcgcaatgagtcgtcgagccacggagcgggaggggaggaccgagccggcctggaggataggggacatagagagtcaaaggatgcagaaagggaggagaggagggttgaggaggcagaatcaggagataggttggagaaggtttgagcagagggaagagatgataggatggaagaggagagagtagcggggagagagagcgaaggttgggacggcgcgataccatccagtaggggcagtgtgggaagtgttggatgagagcgagggaaaaggatacaaggtagtggtcggagacttggaggggagttgcaatgaggttagtggaggaacagcatctagtaaagatgaggtcagcgtattgcctgccttgtgagtagggggaaggtgagagggtgaggtcaaaagaggagaggagtggaaagaaggaggcagagaggaatgagtcaaaggtagacgtggggaggttaaagtcgcccagaactgtgagaggtgagccgtcctcaggaaaggagcttatcaaggcatcaagctcattgatgaactctcagagggaacctggagggcgataaatgataaggatgttaagcttgaaagggctggtaactgtgacagcatggaattcaaaggaggcgatagacagatgggtaaggggagactagttcatttagcagacaagatttgcttagaattctatggcattattctgtgttgagcagttaacaaagaaacaggtactcctatataattcatttagagttatttatgtacCTTTTGTTGTGGcacaaatgttgggctatatgttttgacgTTTAATACATTCTAATGATGCAAGATGCGACTCTAATGATTTGAAAAAggttgcatgaaaggcatgagctctctGTTTTTTGTGCAGGTGgcacatcagtctctcattcacaatttgacaagcacttgataatgcctcgattTTCCTGGCGGCATCCTCTTTGTGTGGCCAGAATGCCCCctaaaaaaaatccatgccttttgcggccagtagccgttgtgcccttgggctgaatataataatttcATTCCCTTCTACCTGCATGCTGCATGCTCCgtagcacctctcactcacatggctctcatCACAGCATCAGGTcataggctacaagtgaagacagacacatcggggatgcAACTGCGCCTGTCCTTTTCCAATTTCaggcgcatattgaagatattggaacaACTGTCCAAATTTACTTtacagccaacaagatgagtaggcctaaaggcactagcctatgtcaatctactatcccccatactACAAAAGTtgatctattctattctgtgctagaaataaatattccaaacatggtttaggacagttgtgggatgcgatagatcccaaattaatataaccactagcatcaacggtgcggcagggtagcctagtggttagagtgttggactagtaaccgaaaggttgcaagtccaattcccgagctgacaaggtaactgcccctgaacaggcagttaacccactgttcctaggccgtcattgaaaataagaatttgttcttaactgacatgcctaaaataaaaaaaatcaacaaACTTTTTTACGCAATGAGGCTgacacaacagatcagaacatttagcttagGCTATTTCGTCACAttatgtcacgtcctgaccttagttccttttgtatTTTTCTATTCTAggttggtcagggcatgagttggggtgggcattctatgttttgttcttgtgtttatatttctatgtgtttggcctggtatggttcccaatcagaggcagctgtcaatcgttgtctctgattgagaaccatacttaggtagcttgttttcccactcttgtctgtgggtggttattttccgtttcagtgtttttCACCA containing:
- the LOC115114824 gene encoding sialic acid-binding Ig-like lectin 5 isoform X3, whose protein sequence is MMCSSGFRFVTENRGPTQTDTLTTSSEALNVSILSITWCQDPNRLKTPQTLMDILSFITGCTLVSLGHCWMVKVPNTVKAVDGSCVEVSCHTAPHHRVIWYQYHSVHYPKLYDGKEPTSVGASFRGRTSVPGNSAEGDCTLRFESVTWRDNNLKLYMWINPDESATQLFHHQIVTITIENRKAPALSMQNAMVDGALFQANCSVWHSCPSSPPSLHWSRLPVNSTAVTSMEEKGGLWVSTETIQGRGTCQLHKKEMKCTAQFATVQTESQAVILNISYAPVGVNMMADEQPVSEGHSVNLECVADSNPQPGQYVWIRRQGGQSIQTNSTQGKMSYPNISRDSSFSCIVQNNIGSSQSAWLFLDVNFPPAILSDSTCSLKGGILTCVCRAEARPNATLRWTINGSSTLPSSFTSITIYRDNTVSAELTGPVESRPNVSCVASNSLATDIQQLPLDTKFTAGQFLPWMLTALAVGSVFLGCVMFVCRRRCRERPKASSILHTLDIPLRQGDMSESLRYSNPQKPQQKPERTKPKAMPMAIPKEKARTDSRSSVYENDFVPKKPSQNPAKNNEKIKLQDSTKAMCSDMDDIYQNY
- the LOC115114824 gene encoding sialic acid-binding Ig-like lectin 5 isoform X1; its protein translation is MMCSSGFRFVTENRGPTQTDTLTTSSEALNVSILSITWCQDPNRLKTPQTLMDILSFITGCTLVSLGHCWMVKVPNTVKAVDGSCVEVSCHTAPHHRVIWYQYHSVHYPKLYDGKEPTSVGASFRGRTSVPGNSAEGDCTLRFESVTWRDNNLKLYMWINPDESATQLFHHQIVTITIENRKAPALSMQNAMVDGALFQANCSVWHSCPSSPPSLHWSRLPVNSTAVTSMEEKGGLWVSTETIQGRGTCQLHKKEMKCTAQFATVQTESQAVILNISYAPVGVNMMADEQPVSEGHSVNLECVADSNPQPGQYVWIRRQGGQSIQTNSTQGKMSYPNISRDSSFSCIVQNNIGSSQSAWLFLDVNFPPAILSDSTCSLKGGILTCVCRAEARPNATLRWTINGSSTLPSSFTSITIYRDNTVSAELTGPVESRPNVSCVASNSLATDIQQLPLDTKFTAGQFLPWMLTALAVGSVFLGCVMFVCRRRCRERPKASSILHTLDIPLRPKASSNLHTLDIPLRQGDMSESLRYSNPQKPQQKPERTKPKAMPMAIPKEKARTDSRSSVYENDFVPKKPSQNPAKNNEKIKLQDSTKAMCSDMDDIYQNY
- the LOC115114824 gene encoding sialic acid-binding Ig-like lectin 5 isoform X2 → MMCSSGFRFVTENRGPTQTDTLTTSSEALNVSILSITWCQDPNRLKTPQTLMDILSFITGCTLVSLGHCWMVKVPNTVKAVDGSCVEVSCHTAPHHRVIWYQYHSVHYPKLYDGKEPTSVGASFRGRTSVPGNSAEGDCTLRFESVTWRDNNLKLYMWINPDESATQLFHHQIVTITIENRKAPALSMQNAMVDGALFQANCSVWHSCPSSPPSLHWSRLPVNSTAVTSMEEKGGLWVSTETIQGRGTCQLHKKEMKCTAQFATVQTESQAVILNISYAPVGVNMMADEQPVSEGHSVNLECVADSNPQPGQYVWIRRQGGQSIQTNSTQGKMSYPNISRDSSFSCIVQNNIGSSQSAWLFLDVNFPPAILSDSTCSLKGGILTCVCRAEARPNATLRWTINGSSTLPSSFTSITIYRDNTVSAELTGPVESRPNVSCVASNSLATDIQQLPLDTKFTAGQFLPWMLTALAVGSVFLGCVMFVCRRRCRERPKASSNLHTLDIPLRQGDMSESLRYSNPQKPQQKPERTKPKAMPMAIPKEKARTDSRSSVYENDFVPKKPSQNPAKNNEKIKLQDSTKAMCSDMDDIYQNY